Proteins co-encoded in one Brassica rapa cultivar Chiifu-401-42 chromosome A02, CAAS_Brap_v3.01, whole genome shotgun sequence genomic window:
- the LOC103854825 gene encoding putative nuclease HARBI1 produces the protein FDFSYFLCLKVYLIINEFLKLLFKSYLIFLKLQAFRICQLRAHGVQNLNYEERIELWNLENEQFEELIIQPSLSYYNRYFERRPAQTDGGLGWRNIWDRLQEDNVACLQLLRMSLGTFCTLCEKLQTAYGLQSTLNVSIEESVAMFLTICGHNEVQRNVGLRFGRTQETVKRKFFEVLRATELLACDYIKTPTTQELRRVPERLLMDERYWPYFSGFVGAMDGVHVCVKVKPEVQGMYWNRHHITSFNIMAICDLNMLFTYVWNGAPGSCHDTAVLTMAQDNDSSFPLPPVDKYYLVDSGYPNKQGFLAPYRSSRNGVVRYHMSQFESGPPPRNKQELFNRYHASLRSVIERTFGVWKKKWRILCEFPRYDMHVQKRVVTATMGLHNFIRISNFSDEDFADTMTHTEISNATSTAEQNDMEEAETAQGNFMANVREMIANTLWANKNAPC, from the coding sequence tttgattttagttattttttgtgcttaaaagtttatttaataattaatgagTTTTTAAAACTCTTATTTAAATCTTAcctcatatttttaaaattgcagGCATTTCGTATATGTCAGTTACGAGCACATGGTGTTCAAAATCTAAATTATGAAGAGCGAATTGAGTTGTGGAATTTGGAAAATGAGCAGTTTGAAGAGTTAATCATTCAACCATCATTAAGTTATTACAATCGATATTTTGAAAGAAGACCAGCTCAAACTGATGGTGGTTTGGGATGGAGAAATATTTGGGATCGATTACAAGAAGATAATGTTGCTTGTCTTCAGCTATTACGAATGTCTCTTGGCACGTTTTGCACATTGTGTGAGAAATTGCAAACGGCTTATGGCTTAcaatcaacattaaatgtaaGCATTGAAGAGAGTGTGGCCATGTTTCTAACGATATGTGGGCATAACGAAGTTCAAAGAAATGTTGGATTACGATTTGGACGAACGCAAGAGACAGTGAAGCGAAAATTTTTTGAAGTGCTTCGAGCGACTGAATTGCTTGCTTGTGACTATATCAAGACTCCAACAACACAAGAACTAAGACGGGTTCCAGAACGACTACTAATGGATGAGAGATATTGGCCTTATTTTAGTGGTTTTGTTGGAGCTATGGATGGAGTTCATGTTTGCGTTAAAGTGAAGCCTGAAGTTCAAGGAATGTATTGGAATCGACACCATATTACATCGTTTAACATAATGGCGATATGTGATTTGAATATGTTATTCACATATGTTTGGAATGGAGCACCAGGTTCATGTCATGATACAGCAGTTCTCACAATGGCGCAAGACAATGATTCTAGTTTTCCTTTACCTCCAGTCGATAAGTACTATCTCGTTGACTCTGGCTATCCAAACAAACAAGGCTTTTTGGCTCCCTATAGGTCTTCACGAAATGGGGTTGTGAGGTATCATATGTCACAGTTCGAAAGTGGTCCTCCTCCGAGAAACAAACAAGAGTTATTTAATCGATATCATGCATCTTTGCGTTCTGTTATTGAGAGGACATTTGGAGTTTGGAAGAAGAAATGGAGGATTCTTTGTGAATTTCCGAGATATGATATGCATGTTCAGAAAAGAGTGGTCACAGCAACAATGggattacataattttattagAATTTCAAATTTTTCTGATGAAGATTTTGCTGATACAATGACACATACAGAGATTTCGAATGCTACATCTACGGCTGAACAAAATGATATGGAAGAAGCGGAAACAGCACAAGGAAATTTCATGGCAAACGTTAGAGAAATGATTGCAAATACATTATGGGCAAATAAAAATGCTCCATGTTGA
- the LOC103854686 gene encoding calmodulin-binding protein 60 G isoform X2, producing MRDRLTNQFMVEMENRLRKIVREELDRVIQPHLSSSWSPTERSRSETPSSRSRYKLRFINAPPSTIFTGAKIEARDRSPVAFELVDTATNYRVVAGPLSSSQVEIVPLNADFTEESWTVDVFKGYIEKQREGKRPLLTGDLTVTLKDGVGVITGVVTFSDNSSWTRSKKFRLGAKLTGGGAVEARSEAFKVKDQRGESYKKHHPPYPGDEVWRLEKLAGVSAKRLAERKIFTVKDFRRWYTVDPEALYNLLGGGISKRTYEEVIVSHAMECVLDEAECYIYNTTALGVSLIFNSVYEVIKVYFSDGTFGSPDQLPAYQLDELKREAYQNLSQFRSLQCTQNPGVQHNNFQGVSIPIDSLSSFYFTAPTSTVQPEMVMNFDNSPATTSFHMDGKFMQRNSFRAGEHDPVYSESQTVETRDCIENDGNIFAYHQHHDFPLNWSAGAADVEQQLKSFCVSVSGTEEAGTYDVNINVGSPRGRWCKVKAAFKIREVWKLTTARKRGKACKNPCLMY from the exons ATGAGAGATCGGTTAACTAATCAGTTCATGGTCGAGATGGAGAACAGGCTCAGAAAAATT GTTCGAGAGGAGCTTGATCGTGTTATTCAACCACATCTCTCCTCGTCATGGTCCCCGACCGAACGATCACGTTCAGAAACGCCGTCCTCGCGTTCACGTTACAAGCTGCGATTCATCAACGCACCACCGTCTACGATATTCACGGGGGCCAAAATCGAAGCTAGGGACCGTTCTCCCGTAGCGTTCGAGCTCGTGGATACAGCCACGAACTATCGAGTCGTGGCGGGACCGCTCTCGTCTTCTCAGGTCGAAATAGTGCCGCTGAACGCTGACTTCACGGAGGAAAGCTGGACCGTTGACGTATTCAAAGGGTATATTGAAAAGCAACGCGAAGGGAAACGTCCGTTACTCACCGGAGATTTAACGGTGACGCTTAAAGACGGCGTCGGAGTGATCACCGGAGTTGTTACTTTCTCGGATAATTCGAGCTGGACTAGGAGTAAGAAGTTCCGGTTAGGTGCTAAACTAACCGGTGGTGGTGCCGTGGAGGCGAGAAGTGAAGCCTTTAAAGTTAAAGACCAACGTGGAGAAT CTTATAAAAAACATCATCCTCCGTACCCTGGCGACGAGGTTTGGAGGCTGGAGAAATTAGCTGGCGTTTCAGCGAAGCGTTTGGCTGAACGGAAGATTTTTACCGTTAAGGATTTTCGTCGTTGGTATACGGTAGATCCAGAGGCGCTATACAAC CTACTTGGTGGAGGGATCTCAAAGAGAACTTATGAAGAAGTAATTGTATCCCATGCGATGGAATGCGTTTTGGACGAAGCCGAGTGTTACATCTACAACACAACCGCTCTTGGCGTGTCGCTTATTTTTAACTCAGTCTATGAAGTGATCAAAGTGTACTTCAGTGACGGCACGTTTGGAAGCCCCGATCAGCTACCAGCTTATCAGCTGGACGAGCTGAAGCGTGAAGCGTATCAAAACCTTAGCCAGTTTAGGTCCTTGCAATGCACGCAGAATCCTGGAGTGCAGCACAACAACTTTCaag GAGTTTCAATTCCAATAGACTCTTTGAGCTCTTTTTACTTCACTGCTCCAACCTCCACGGTCCAACCAGAGATGGTGATGAATTTTGATAACTCACCAGCTACGACGTCGTTTCATATGGACGGAAAGTTCATGCAAAGAAACAGCTTCAGGGCTGGTGAACACGATCCGGTGTACAGTGAATCACAAACTGTAGAGACAAGGGATTGTATCGAGAATGACGGGAATATTTTTGCTTATCATCAACATCATGACTTTCCCTTGAACTGGTCGGCTGGTGCAGCGGATGTGGAGCAACAATTGAAAAGTTTTTGTGTTAGCGTGTCTGGCACGGAAGAAGCTGGAACGTACGATGTTAACATTAATGTGGGATCTCCAAGAGGCAGGTGGTGTAAGGTCAAGGCAGCCTTTAAAATCCGAGAAGTCTGGAAACTCACAACTGCCAGAAAACGAGGGAAGGCTTGTAAGAACCCTTGTCTAATGTATTAG
- the LOC103854686 gene encoding calmodulin-binding protein 60 G isoform X1 — MKMQHTHFHGASVYNGLKPHKLTFKKAVKKVMRDRLTNQFMVEMENRLRKIVREELDRVIQPHLSSSWSPTERSRSETPSSRSRYKLRFINAPPSTIFTGAKIEARDRSPVAFELVDTATNYRVVAGPLSSSQVEIVPLNADFTEESWTVDVFKGYIEKQREGKRPLLTGDLTVTLKDGVGVITGVVTFSDNSSWTRSKKFRLGAKLTGGGAVEARSEAFKVKDQRGESYKKHHPPYPGDEVWRLEKLAGVSAKRLAERKIFTVKDFRRWYTVDPEALYNLLGGGISKRTYEEVIVSHAMECVLDEAECYIYNTTALGVSLIFNSVYEVIKVYFSDGTFGSPDQLPAYQLDELKREAYQNLSQFRSLQCTQNPGVQHNNFQGVSIPIDSLSSFYFTAPTSTVQPEMVMNFDNSPATTSFHMDGKFMQRNSFRAGEHDPVYSESQTVETRDCIENDGNIFAYHQHHDFPLNWSAGAADVEQQLKSFCVSVSGTEEAGTYDVNINVGSPRGRWCKVKAAFKIREVWKLTTARKRGKACKNPCLMY, encoded by the exons ATGAAGATGCAACACACCCATTTTCATGGGGCTAGTGTGTACAATGGTTTAAAACCTCATAAACTAACATTCAAGAA AGCTGTGAAGAAAGTGATGAGAGATCGGTTAACTAATCAGTTCATGGTCGAGATGGAGAACAGGCTCAGAAAAATT GTTCGAGAGGAGCTTGATCGTGTTATTCAACCACATCTCTCCTCGTCATGGTCCCCGACCGAACGATCACGTTCAGAAACGCCGTCCTCGCGTTCACGTTACAAGCTGCGATTCATCAACGCACCACCGTCTACGATATTCACGGGGGCCAAAATCGAAGCTAGGGACCGTTCTCCCGTAGCGTTCGAGCTCGTGGATACAGCCACGAACTATCGAGTCGTGGCGGGACCGCTCTCGTCTTCTCAGGTCGAAATAGTGCCGCTGAACGCTGACTTCACGGAGGAAAGCTGGACCGTTGACGTATTCAAAGGGTATATTGAAAAGCAACGCGAAGGGAAACGTCCGTTACTCACCGGAGATTTAACGGTGACGCTTAAAGACGGCGTCGGAGTGATCACCGGAGTTGTTACTTTCTCGGATAATTCGAGCTGGACTAGGAGTAAGAAGTTCCGGTTAGGTGCTAAACTAACCGGTGGTGGTGCCGTGGAGGCGAGAAGTGAAGCCTTTAAAGTTAAAGACCAACGTGGAGAAT CTTATAAAAAACATCATCCTCCGTACCCTGGCGACGAGGTTTGGAGGCTGGAGAAATTAGCTGGCGTTTCAGCGAAGCGTTTGGCTGAACGGAAGATTTTTACCGTTAAGGATTTTCGTCGTTGGTATACGGTAGATCCAGAGGCGCTATACAAC CTACTTGGTGGAGGGATCTCAAAGAGAACTTATGAAGAAGTAATTGTATCCCATGCGATGGAATGCGTTTTGGACGAAGCCGAGTGTTACATCTACAACACAACCGCTCTTGGCGTGTCGCTTATTTTTAACTCAGTCTATGAAGTGATCAAAGTGTACTTCAGTGACGGCACGTTTGGAAGCCCCGATCAGCTACCAGCTTATCAGCTGGACGAGCTGAAGCGTGAAGCGTATCAAAACCTTAGCCAGTTTAGGTCCTTGCAATGCACGCAGAATCCTGGAGTGCAGCACAACAACTTTCaag GAGTTTCAATTCCAATAGACTCTTTGAGCTCTTTTTACTTCACTGCTCCAACCTCCACGGTCCAACCAGAGATGGTGATGAATTTTGATAACTCACCAGCTACGACGTCGTTTCATATGGACGGAAAGTTCATGCAAAGAAACAGCTTCAGGGCTGGTGAACACGATCCGGTGTACAGTGAATCACAAACTGTAGAGACAAGGGATTGTATCGAGAATGACGGGAATATTTTTGCTTATCATCAACATCATGACTTTCCCTTGAACTGGTCGGCTGGTGCAGCGGATGTGGAGCAACAATTGAAAAGTTTTTGTGTTAGCGTGTCTGGCACGGAAGAAGCTGGAACGTACGATGTTAACATTAATGTGGGATCTCCAAGAGGCAGGTGGTGTAAGGTCAAGGCAGCCTTTAAAATCCGAGAAGTCTGGAAACTCACAACTGCCAGAAAACGAGGGAAGGCTTGTAAGAACCCTTGTCTAATGTATTAG